A genomic window from Hypomesus transpacificus isolate Combined female chromosome 15, fHypTra1, whole genome shotgun sequence includes:
- the sh3bgr gene encoding SH3 domain-binding glutamic acid-rich protein isoform X1, which yields MVIKVFLASSSGSTAIKKKQQDVVGFLEALKVEYSQMDIACNEDNRMWMRENVPEEKKPSNGIPLPPQIFNEDGYCGDYETFFDAKEDNQVYAFLGLPPPPGSKEALRAEKALIVENGNDAEEHPDDDTLKKEIPAEECNGGVHGEEEVTEEILSEEGGEVEESGGAEEKAAEEVAEAAEDTAPEEAAEDEAAEDEAAEDEAAEDKAAEDEAAEESAEDTEEASEDTARVEEAEAEDEAEDEEAKGEDDQPVSEEEEELRQLEEEEDEAAEAEEEE from the exons ATGGTTATTAAAGTTTTCCTCGCATCTTCATCTGGATCGACAGCG ATCAAGAAGAAGCAGCAGGATGTAGTAGGGTTCCTGGAAGCCCTCAAGGTGGAATATTCTCAGATGGACATTGCCTGCAATGAGGACAACCGCATGTGGATGAGGGAGAACGTTCCTGAGGAGAAAAAGCCCAGCAATGGTATTCCACTGCCCCCTCAGATCTTCAATGAAGACGGCTACTGTGGG GATTATGAGACGTTCTTCGATGCCAAAGAAGACAACCAGGTGTATGCCTTCCTgggcctgcctcctcctccagggtccaAG GAAGCACTACGGGCCGAAAAGGCTCTTATCGTTGAGAATGGGAATGATGCTGAGGAACACCCTGATGATGACACACTC AAAAAAGAAATTCCGGCAGAGGAGTGTAACGGAGGAGtacatggagaggaggaggtaacaGAAGAGATACTatcagaggagggaggtgaagtggaggagagtggaggcgcTGAAGAGAAGGCCGCTGAGGAGGTCGCTGAGGCCGCAGAAGACACAGCTCCGGAAGAGGCGGCCGAAGACGAGGCGGCCGAAGACGAGGCGGCCGAAGACGAGGCGGCAGAAGACAAGGCGGCAGAAGACGAGGCGGCAGAAGAATCAGCCGAAGACACAGAGGAAGCGTCAGAAGACACT GCCCGTGTagaggaggcagaggctgag GATGaagcagaggatgaagaggcAAAG GGAGAAGACGATCAGCCGGTCTCTGAG GAGGAAGAAGAGCTGCGGCAGCTGGAG GAGGAAGAAGACGAGGCGGCGGAAGCAGAG gAAGAGGAGTAA
- the sh3bgr gene encoding SH3 domain-binding glutamic acid-rich protein isoform X7, with the protein MVIKVFLASSSGSTAIKKKQQDVVGFLEALKVEYSQMDIACNEDNRMWMRENVPEEKKPSNGIPLPPQIFNEDGYCGDYETFFDAKEDNQVYAFLGLPPPPGSKKKEIPAEECNGGVHGEEEVTEEILSEEGGEVEESGGAEEKAAEEVAEAAEDTAPEEAAEDEAAEDEAAEDEAAEDKAAEDEAAEESAEDTEEASEDTKARVEEAEAEDEAEDEEAKGEDDQPVSEEEEELRQLEEEEDEAAEAEEEE; encoded by the exons ATGGTTATTAAAGTTTTCCTCGCATCTTCATCTGGATCGACAGCG ATCAAGAAGAAGCAGCAGGATGTAGTAGGGTTCCTGGAAGCCCTCAAGGTGGAATATTCTCAGATGGACATTGCCTGCAATGAGGACAACCGCATGTGGATGAGGGAGAACGTTCCTGAGGAGAAAAAGCCCAGCAATGGTATTCCACTGCCCCCTCAGATCTTCAATGAAGACGGCTACTGTGGG GATTATGAGACGTTCTTCGATGCCAAAGAAGACAACCAGGTGTATGCCTTCCTgggcctgcctcctcctccagggtccaAG AAAAAAGAAATTCCGGCAGAGGAGTGTAACGGAGGAGtacatggagaggaggaggtaacaGAAGAGATACTatcagaggagggaggtgaagtggaggagagtggaggcgcTGAAGAGAAGGCCGCTGAGGAGGTCGCTGAGGCCGCAGAAGACACAGCTCCGGAAGAGGCGGCCGAAGACGAGGCGGCCGAAGACGAGGCGGCCGAAGACGAGGCGGCAGAAGACAAGGCGGCAGAAGACGAGGCGGCAGAAGAATCAGCCGAAGACACAGAGGAAGCGTCAGAAGACACT AAGGCCCGTGTagaggaggcagaggctgag GATGaagcagaggatgaagaggcAAAG GGAGAAGACGATCAGCCGGTCTCTGAG GAGGAAGAAGAGCTGCGGCAGCTGGAG GAGGAAGAAGACGAGGCGGCGGAAGCAGAG gAAGAGGAGTAA
- the sh3bgr gene encoding SH3 domain-binding glutamic acid-rich protein isoform X9 encodes MVIKVFLASSSGSTAIKKKQQDVVGFLEALKVEYSQMDIACNEDNRMWMRENVPEEKKPSNGIPLPPQIFNEDGYCGDYETFFDAKEDNQVYAFLGLPPPPGSKKKEIPAEECNGGVHGEEEVTEEILSEEGGEVEESGGAEEKAAEEVAEAAEDTAPEEAAEDEAAEDEAAEDEAAEDKAAEDEAAEESAEDTEEASEDTKARVEEAEAEDEAEDEEAKEEEELRQLEVD; translated from the exons ATGGTTATTAAAGTTTTCCTCGCATCTTCATCTGGATCGACAGCG ATCAAGAAGAAGCAGCAGGATGTAGTAGGGTTCCTGGAAGCCCTCAAGGTGGAATATTCTCAGATGGACATTGCCTGCAATGAGGACAACCGCATGTGGATGAGGGAGAACGTTCCTGAGGAGAAAAAGCCCAGCAATGGTATTCCACTGCCCCCTCAGATCTTCAATGAAGACGGCTACTGTGGG GATTATGAGACGTTCTTCGATGCCAAAGAAGACAACCAGGTGTATGCCTTCCTgggcctgcctcctcctccagggtccaAG AAAAAAGAAATTCCGGCAGAGGAGTGTAACGGAGGAGtacatggagaggaggaggtaacaGAAGAGATACTatcagaggagggaggtgaagtggaggagagtggaggcgcTGAAGAGAAGGCCGCTGAGGAGGTCGCTGAGGCCGCAGAAGACACAGCTCCGGAAGAGGCGGCCGAAGACGAGGCGGCCGAAGACGAGGCGGCCGAAGACGAGGCGGCAGAAGACAAGGCGGCAGAAGACGAGGCGGCAGAAGAATCAGCCGAAGACACAGAGGAAGCGTCAGAAGACACT AAGGCCCGTGTagaggaggcagaggctgag GATGaagcagaggatgaagaggcAAAG GAGGAAGAAGAGCTGCGGCAGCTGGAGGTAGATTGA
- the sh3bgr gene encoding SH3 domain-binding glutamic acid-rich protein isoform X3 translates to MVIKVFLASSSGSTAIKKKQQDVVGFLEALKVEYSQMDIACNEDNRMWMRENVPEEKKPSNGIPLPPQIFNEDGYCGDYETFFDAKEDNQVYAFLGLPPPPGSKEALRAEKALIVENGNDAEEHPDDDTLKKEIPAEECNGGVHGEEEVTEEILSEEGGEVEESGGAEEKAAEEVAEAAEDTAPEEAAEDEAAEDEAAEDEAAEDKAAEDEAAEESAEDTEEASEDTKARVEEAEAEDEAEDEEAKGEDDQPVSEEEEELRQLEEEE, encoded by the exons ATGGTTATTAAAGTTTTCCTCGCATCTTCATCTGGATCGACAGCG ATCAAGAAGAAGCAGCAGGATGTAGTAGGGTTCCTGGAAGCCCTCAAGGTGGAATATTCTCAGATGGACATTGCCTGCAATGAGGACAACCGCATGTGGATGAGGGAGAACGTTCCTGAGGAGAAAAAGCCCAGCAATGGTATTCCACTGCCCCCTCAGATCTTCAATGAAGACGGCTACTGTGGG GATTATGAGACGTTCTTCGATGCCAAAGAAGACAACCAGGTGTATGCCTTCCTgggcctgcctcctcctccagggtccaAG GAAGCACTACGGGCCGAAAAGGCTCTTATCGTTGAGAATGGGAATGATGCTGAGGAACACCCTGATGATGACACACTC AAAAAAGAAATTCCGGCAGAGGAGTGTAACGGAGGAGtacatggagaggaggaggtaacaGAAGAGATACTatcagaggagggaggtgaagtggaggagagtggaggcgcTGAAGAGAAGGCCGCTGAGGAGGTCGCTGAGGCCGCAGAAGACACAGCTCCGGAAGAGGCGGCCGAAGACGAGGCGGCCGAAGACGAGGCGGCCGAAGACGAGGCGGCAGAAGACAAGGCGGCAGAAGACGAGGCGGCAGAAGAATCAGCCGAAGACACAGAGGAAGCGTCAGAAGACACT AAGGCCCGTGTagaggaggcagaggctgag GATGaagcagaggatgaagaggcAAAG GGAGAAGACGATCAGCCGGTCTCTGAG GAGGAAGAAGAGCTGCGGCAGCTGGAG gAAGAGGAGTAA
- the sh3bgr gene encoding SH3 domain-binding glutamic acid-rich protein isoform X4: MVIKVFLASSSGSTAIKKKQQDVVGFLEALKVEYSQMDIACNEDNRMWMRENVPEEKKPSNGIPLPPQIFNEDGYCGDYETFFDAKEDNQVYAFLGLPPPPGSKEALRAEKALIVENGNDAEEHPDDDTLKKEIPAEECNGGVHGEEEVTEEILSEEGGEVEESGGAEEKAAEEVAEAAEDTAPEEAAEDEAAEDEAAEDEAAEDKAAEDEAAEESAEDTEEASEDTKARVEEAEAEDEAEDEEAKEEEDEAAEAEEEE; the protein is encoded by the exons ATGGTTATTAAAGTTTTCCTCGCATCTTCATCTGGATCGACAGCG ATCAAGAAGAAGCAGCAGGATGTAGTAGGGTTCCTGGAAGCCCTCAAGGTGGAATATTCTCAGATGGACATTGCCTGCAATGAGGACAACCGCATGTGGATGAGGGAGAACGTTCCTGAGGAGAAAAAGCCCAGCAATGGTATTCCACTGCCCCCTCAGATCTTCAATGAAGACGGCTACTGTGGG GATTATGAGACGTTCTTCGATGCCAAAGAAGACAACCAGGTGTATGCCTTCCTgggcctgcctcctcctccagggtccaAG GAAGCACTACGGGCCGAAAAGGCTCTTATCGTTGAGAATGGGAATGATGCTGAGGAACACCCTGATGATGACACACTC AAAAAAGAAATTCCGGCAGAGGAGTGTAACGGAGGAGtacatggagaggaggaggtaacaGAAGAGATACTatcagaggagggaggtgaagtggaggagagtggaggcgcTGAAGAGAAGGCCGCTGAGGAGGTCGCTGAGGCCGCAGAAGACACAGCTCCGGAAGAGGCGGCCGAAGACGAGGCGGCCGAAGACGAGGCGGCCGAAGACGAGGCGGCAGAAGACAAGGCGGCAGAAGACGAGGCGGCAGAAGAATCAGCCGAAGACACAGAGGAAGCGTCAGAAGACACT AAGGCCCGTGTagaggaggcagaggctgag GATGaagcagaggatgaagaggcAAAG GAGGAAGAAGACGAGGCGGCGGAAGCAGAG gAAGAGGAGTAA
- the sh3bgr gene encoding SH3 domain-binding glutamic acid-rich protein isoform X8: MVIKVFLASSSGSTAIKKKQQDVVGFLEALKVEYSQMDIACNEDNRMWMRENVPEEKKPSNGIPLPPQIFNEDGYCGDYETFFDAKEDNQVYAFLGLPPPPGSKEALRAEKALIVENGNDAEEHPDDDTLKKEIPAEECNGGVHGEEEVTEEILSEEGGEVEESGGAEEKAAEEVAEAAEDTAPEEAAEDEAAEDEAAEDEAAEDKAAEDEAAEESAEDTEEASEDTKARVEEAEAEDEAEDEEAKEEE, encoded by the exons ATGGTTATTAAAGTTTTCCTCGCATCTTCATCTGGATCGACAGCG ATCAAGAAGAAGCAGCAGGATGTAGTAGGGTTCCTGGAAGCCCTCAAGGTGGAATATTCTCAGATGGACATTGCCTGCAATGAGGACAACCGCATGTGGATGAGGGAGAACGTTCCTGAGGAGAAAAAGCCCAGCAATGGTATTCCACTGCCCCCTCAGATCTTCAATGAAGACGGCTACTGTGGG GATTATGAGACGTTCTTCGATGCCAAAGAAGACAACCAGGTGTATGCCTTCCTgggcctgcctcctcctccagggtccaAG GAAGCACTACGGGCCGAAAAGGCTCTTATCGTTGAGAATGGGAATGATGCTGAGGAACACCCTGATGATGACACACTC AAAAAAGAAATTCCGGCAGAGGAGTGTAACGGAGGAGtacatggagaggaggaggtaacaGAAGAGATACTatcagaggagggaggtgaagtggaggagagtggaggcgcTGAAGAGAAGGCCGCTGAGGAGGTCGCTGAGGCCGCAGAAGACACAGCTCCGGAAGAGGCGGCCGAAGACGAGGCGGCCGAAGACGAGGCGGCCGAAGACGAGGCGGCAGAAGACAAGGCGGCAGAAGACGAGGCGGCAGAAGAATCAGCCGAAGACACAGAGGAAGCGTCAGAAGACACT AAGGCCCGTGTagaggaggcagaggctgag GATGaagcagaggatgaagaggcAAAG gAAGAGGAGTAA
- the sh3bgr gene encoding SH3 domain-binding glutamic acid-rich protein isoform X6 — translation MVIKVFLASSSGSTAIKKKQQDVVGFLEALKVEYSQMDIACNEDNRMWMRENVPEEKKPSNGIPLPPQIFNEDGYCGDYETFFDAKEDNQVYAFLGLPPPPGSKEALRAEKALIVENGNDAEEHPDDDTLKKEIPAEECNGGVHGEEEVTEEILSEEGGEVEESGGAEEKAAEEVAEAAEDTAPEEAAEDEAAEDEAAEDEAAEDKAAEDEAAEESAEDTEEASEDTKARVEEAEAEDEAEDEEAKGEDDQPVSEEEE, via the exons ATGGTTATTAAAGTTTTCCTCGCATCTTCATCTGGATCGACAGCG ATCAAGAAGAAGCAGCAGGATGTAGTAGGGTTCCTGGAAGCCCTCAAGGTGGAATATTCTCAGATGGACATTGCCTGCAATGAGGACAACCGCATGTGGATGAGGGAGAACGTTCCTGAGGAGAAAAAGCCCAGCAATGGTATTCCACTGCCCCCTCAGATCTTCAATGAAGACGGCTACTGTGGG GATTATGAGACGTTCTTCGATGCCAAAGAAGACAACCAGGTGTATGCCTTCCTgggcctgcctcctcctccagggtccaAG GAAGCACTACGGGCCGAAAAGGCTCTTATCGTTGAGAATGGGAATGATGCTGAGGAACACCCTGATGATGACACACTC AAAAAAGAAATTCCGGCAGAGGAGTGTAACGGAGGAGtacatggagaggaggaggtaacaGAAGAGATACTatcagaggagggaggtgaagtggaggagagtggaggcgcTGAAGAGAAGGCCGCTGAGGAGGTCGCTGAGGCCGCAGAAGACACAGCTCCGGAAGAGGCGGCCGAAGACGAGGCGGCCGAAGACGAGGCGGCCGAAGACGAGGCGGCAGAAGACAAGGCGGCAGAAGACGAGGCGGCAGAAGAATCAGCCGAAGACACAGAGGAAGCGTCAGAAGACACT AAGGCCCGTGTagaggaggcagaggctgag GATGaagcagaggatgaagaggcAAAG GGAGAAGACGATCAGCCGGTCTCTGAG gAAGAGGAGTAA
- the sh3bgr gene encoding SH3 domain-binding glutamic acid-rich protein isoform X2, translating to MVIKVFLASSSGSTAIKKKQQDVVGFLEALKVEYSQMDIACNEDNRMWMRENVPEEKKPSNGIPLPPQIFNEDGYCGDYETFFDAKEDNQVYAFLGLPPPPGSKEALRAEKALIVENGNDAEEHPDDDTLKKEIPAEECNGGVHGEEEVTEEILSEEGGEVEESGGAEEKAAEEVAEAAEDTAPEEAAEDEAAEDEAAEDEAAEDKAAEDEAAEESAEDTEEASEDTKARVEEAEAEDEAEDEEAKEEEELRQLEEEEDEAAEAEEEE from the exons ATGGTTATTAAAGTTTTCCTCGCATCTTCATCTGGATCGACAGCG ATCAAGAAGAAGCAGCAGGATGTAGTAGGGTTCCTGGAAGCCCTCAAGGTGGAATATTCTCAGATGGACATTGCCTGCAATGAGGACAACCGCATGTGGATGAGGGAGAACGTTCCTGAGGAGAAAAAGCCCAGCAATGGTATTCCACTGCCCCCTCAGATCTTCAATGAAGACGGCTACTGTGGG GATTATGAGACGTTCTTCGATGCCAAAGAAGACAACCAGGTGTATGCCTTCCTgggcctgcctcctcctccagggtccaAG GAAGCACTACGGGCCGAAAAGGCTCTTATCGTTGAGAATGGGAATGATGCTGAGGAACACCCTGATGATGACACACTC AAAAAAGAAATTCCGGCAGAGGAGTGTAACGGAGGAGtacatggagaggaggaggtaacaGAAGAGATACTatcagaggagggaggtgaagtggaggagagtggaggcgcTGAAGAGAAGGCCGCTGAGGAGGTCGCTGAGGCCGCAGAAGACACAGCTCCGGAAGAGGCGGCCGAAGACGAGGCGGCCGAAGACGAGGCGGCCGAAGACGAGGCGGCAGAAGACAAGGCGGCAGAAGACGAGGCGGCAGAAGAATCAGCCGAAGACACAGAGGAAGCGTCAGAAGACACT AAGGCCCGTGTagaggaggcagaggctgag GATGaagcagaggatgaagaggcAAAG GAGGAAGAAGAGCTGCGGCAGCTGGAG GAGGAAGAAGACGAGGCGGCGGAAGCAGAG gAAGAGGAGTAA
- the sh3bgr gene encoding SH3 domain-binding glutamic acid-rich protein isoform X5, translated as MVIKVFLASSSGSTAIKKKQQDVVGFLEALKVEYSQMDIACNEDNRMWMRENVPEEKKPSNGIPLPPQIFNEDGYCGDYETFFDAKEDNQVYAFLGLPPPPGSKEALRAEKALIVENGNDAEEHPDDDTLKKEIPAEECNGGVHGEEEVTEEILSEEGGEVEESGGAEEKAAEEVAEAAEDTAPEEAAEDEAAEDEAAEDEAAEDKAAEDEAAEESAEDTEEASEDTKARVEEAEAEDEAEDEEAKEEEELRQLEEEE; from the exons ATGGTTATTAAAGTTTTCCTCGCATCTTCATCTGGATCGACAGCG ATCAAGAAGAAGCAGCAGGATGTAGTAGGGTTCCTGGAAGCCCTCAAGGTGGAATATTCTCAGATGGACATTGCCTGCAATGAGGACAACCGCATGTGGATGAGGGAGAACGTTCCTGAGGAGAAAAAGCCCAGCAATGGTATTCCACTGCCCCCTCAGATCTTCAATGAAGACGGCTACTGTGGG GATTATGAGACGTTCTTCGATGCCAAAGAAGACAACCAGGTGTATGCCTTCCTgggcctgcctcctcctccagggtccaAG GAAGCACTACGGGCCGAAAAGGCTCTTATCGTTGAGAATGGGAATGATGCTGAGGAACACCCTGATGATGACACACTC AAAAAAGAAATTCCGGCAGAGGAGTGTAACGGAGGAGtacatggagaggaggaggtaacaGAAGAGATACTatcagaggagggaggtgaagtggaggagagtggaggcgcTGAAGAGAAGGCCGCTGAGGAGGTCGCTGAGGCCGCAGAAGACACAGCTCCGGAAGAGGCGGCCGAAGACGAGGCGGCCGAAGACGAGGCGGCCGAAGACGAGGCGGCAGAAGACAAGGCGGCAGAAGACGAGGCGGCAGAAGAATCAGCCGAAGACACAGAGGAAGCGTCAGAAGACACT AAGGCCCGTGTagaggaggcagaggctgag GATGaagcagaggatgaagaggcAAAG GAGGAAGAAGAGCTGCGGCAGCTGGAG gAAGAGGAGTAA
- the sh3bgr gene encoding SH3 domain-binding glutamic acid-rich protein isoform X10 yields the protein MVIKVFLASSSGSTAIKKKQQDVVGFLEALKVEYSQMDIACNEDNRMWMRENVPEEKKPSNGIPLPPQIFNEDGYCGDYETFFDAKEDNQVYAFLGLPPPPGSKKARVEEAEAEDEAEDEEAKGEDDQPVSEEEEELRQLEEEEDEAAEAEEEE from the exons ATGGTTATTAAAGTTTTCCTCGCATCTTCATCTGGATCGACAGCG ATCAAGAAGAAGCAGCAGGATGTAGTAGGGTTCCTGGAAGCCCTCAAGGTGGAATATTCTCAGATGGACATTGCCTGCAATGAGGACAACCGCATGTGGATGAGGGAGAACGTTCCTGAGGAGAAAAAGCCCAGCAATGGTATTCCACTGCCCCCTCAGATCTTCAATGAAGACGGCTACTGTGGG GATTATGAGACGTTCTTCGATGCCAAAGAAGACAACCAGGTGTATGCCTTCCTgggcctgcctcctcctccagggtccaAG AAGGCCCGTGTagaggaggcagaggctgag GATGaagcagaggatgaagaggcAAAG GGAGAAGACGATCAGCCGGTCTCTGAG GAGGAAGAAGAGCTGCGGCAGCTGGAG GAGGAAGAAGACGAGGCGGCGGAAGCAGAG gAAGAGGAGTAA
- the sh3bgr gene encoding SH3 domain-binding glutamic acid-rich protein isoform X13: MVIKVFLASSSGSTAIKKKQQDVVGFLEALKVEYSQMDIACNEDNRMWMRENVPEEKKPSNGIPLPPQIFNEDGYCGDYETFFDAKEDNQVYAFLGLPPPPGSKKARVEEAEAEDEAEDEEAKGEDDQPVSEEEEELRQLEEEE, translated from the exons ATGGTTATTAAAGTTTTCCTCGCATCTTCATCTGGATCGACAGCG ATCAAGAAGAAGCAGCAGGATGTAGTAGGGTTCCTGGAAGCCCTCAAGGTGGAATATTCTCAGATGGACATTGCCTGCAATGAGGACAACCGCATGTGGATGAGGGAGAACGTTCCTGAGGAGAAAAAGCCCAGCAATGGTATTCCACTGCCCCCTCAGATCTTCAATGAAGACGGCTACTGTGGG GATTATGAGACGTTCTTCGATGCCAAAGAAGACAACCAGGTGTATGCCTTCCTgggcctgcctcctcctccagggtccaAG AAGGCCCGTGTagaggaggcagaggctgag GATGaagcagaggatgaagaggcAAAG GGAGAAGACGATCAGCCGGTCTCTGAG GAGGAAGAAGAGCTGCGGCAGCTGGAG gAAGAGGAGTAA
- the sh3bgr gene encoding SH3 domain-binding glutamic acid-rich protein isoform X12 yields the protein MVIKVFLASSSGSTAIKKKQQDVVGFLEALKVEYSQMDIACNEDNRMWMRENVPEEKKPSNGIPLPPQIFNEDGYCGDYETFFDAKEDNQVYAFLGLPPPPGSKKARVEEAEAEDEAEDEEAKGEDDQPVSEEEEDEAAEAEEEE from the exons ATGGTTATTAAAGTTTTCCTCGCATCTTCATCTGGATCGACAGCG ATCAAGAAGAAGCAGCAGGATGTAGTAGGGTTCCTGGAAGCCCTCAAGGTGGAATATTCTCAGATGGACATTGCCTGCAATGAGGACAACCGCATGTGGATGAGGGAGAACGTTCCTGAGGAGAAAAAGCCCAGCAATGGTATTCCACTGCCCCCTCAGATCTTCAATGAAGACGGCTACTGTGGG GATTATGAGACGTTCTTCGATGCCAAAGAAGACAACCAGGTGTATGCCTTCCTgggcctgcctcctcctccagggtccaAG AAGGCCCGTGTagaggaggcagaggctgag GATGaagcagaggatgaagaggcAAAG GGAGAAGACGATCAGCCGGTCTCTGAG GAGGAAGAAGACGAGGCGGCGGAAGCAGAG gAAGAGGAGTAA
- the sh3bgr gene encoding SH3 domain-binding glutamic acid-rich protein isoform X16, which yields MVIKVFLASSSGSTAIKKKQQDVVGFLEALKVEYSQMDIACNEDNRMWMRENVPEEKKPSNGIPLPPQIFNEDGYCGDYETFFDAKEDNQVYAFLGLPPPPGSKKARVEEAEAEDEAEDEEAKGEDDQPVSEEEE from the exons ATGGTTATTAAAGTTTTCCTCGCATCTTCATCTGGATCGACAGCG ATCAAGAAGAAGCAGCAGGATGTAGTAGGGTTCCTGGAAGCCCTCAAGGTGGAATATTCTCAGATGGACATTGCCTGCAATGAGGACAACCGCATGTGGATGAGGGAGAACGTTCCTGAGGAGAAAAAGCCCAGCAATGGTATTCCACTGCCCCCTCAGATCTTCAATGAAGACGGCTACTGTGGG GATTATGAGACGTTCTTCGATGCCAAAGAAGACAACCAGGTGTATGCCTTCCTgggcctgcctcctcctccagggtccaAG AAGGCCCGTGTagaggaggcagaggctgag GATGaagcagaggatgaagaggcAAAG GGAGAAGACGATCAGCCGGTCTCTGAG gAAGAGGAGTAA
- the sh3bgr gene encoding SH3 domain-binding glutamic acid-rich protein isoform X19, giving the protein MVIKVFLASSSGSTAIKKKQQDVVGFLEALKVEYSQMDIACNEDNRMWMRENVPEEKKPSNGIPLPPQIFNEDGYCGDYETFFDAKEDNQVYAFLGLPPPPGSKDEAEDEEAKEEE; this is encoded by the exons ATGGTTATTAAAGTTTTCCTCGCATCTTCATCTGGATCGACAGCG ATCAAGAAGAAGCAGCAGGATGTAGTAGGGTTCCTGGAAGCCCTCAAGGTGGAATATTCTCAGATGGACATTGCCTGCAATGAGGACAACCGCATGTGGATGAGGGAGAACGTTCCTGAGGAGAAAAAGCCCAGCAATGGTATTCCACTGCCCCCTCAGATCTTCAATGAAGACGGCTACTGTGGG GATTATGAGACGTTCTTCGATGCCAAAGAAGACAACCAGGTGTATGCCTTCCTgggcctgcctcctcctccagggtccaAG GATGaagcagaggatgaagaggcAAAG gAAGAGGAGTAA
- the sh3bgr gene encoding SH3 domain-binding glutamic acid-rich protein isoform X20, which translates to MVIKVFLASSSGSTAIKKKQQDVVGFLEALKVEYSQMDIACNEDNRMWMRENVPEEKKPSNGIPLPPQIFNEDGYCGDYETFFDAKEDNQVYAFLGLPPPPGSKEEE; encoded by the exons ATGGTTATTAAAGTTTTCCTCGCATCTTCATCTGGATCGACAGCG ATCAAGAAGAAGCAGCAGGATGTAGTAGGGTTCCTGGAAGCCCTCAAGGTGGAATATTCTCAGATGGACATTGCCTGCAATGAGGACAACCGCATGTGGATGAGGGAGAACGTTCCTGAGGAGAAAAAGCCCAGCAATGGTATTCCACTGCCCCCTCAGATCTTCAATGAAGACGGCTACTGTGGG GATTATGAGACGTTCTTCGATGCCAAAGAAGACAACCAGGTGTATGCCTTCCTgggcctgcctcctcctccagggtccaAG gAAGAGGAGTAA
- the sh3bgr gene encoding SH3 domain-binding glutamic acid-rich protein isoform X11, translated as MVIKVFLASSSGSTAIKKKQQDVVGFLEALKVEYSQMDIACNEDNRMWMRENVPEEKKPSNGIPLPPQIFNEDGYCGDYETFFDAKEDNQVYAFLGLPPPPGSKKARVEEAEAEDEAEDEEAKEEEELRQLEEEEDEAAEAEEEE; from the exons ATGGTTATTAAAGTTTTCCTCGCATCTTCATCTGGATCGACAGCG ATCAAGAAGAAGCAGCAGGATGTAGTAGGGTTCCTGGAAGCCCTCAAGGTGGAATATTCTCAGATGGACATTGCCTGCAATGAGGACAACCGCATGTGGATGAGGGAGAACGTTCCTGAGGAGAAAAAGCCCAGCAATGGTATTCCACTGCCCCCTCAGATCTTCAATGAAGACGGCTACTGTGGG GATTATGAGACGTTCTTCGATGCCAAAGAAGACAACCAGGTGTATGCCTTCCTgggcctgcctcctcctccagggtccaAG AAGGCCCGTGTagaggaggcagaggctgag GATGaagcagaggatgaagaggcAAAG GAGGAAGAAGAGCTGCGGCAGCTGGAG GAGGAAGAAGACGAGGCGGCGGAAGCAGAG gAAGAGGAGTAA